Proteins from one Elgaria multicarinata webbii isolate HBS135686 ecotype San Diego chromosome 3, rElgMul1.1.pri, whole genome shotgun sequence genomic window:
- the LOC134396151 gene encoding zinc finger protein 565-like isoform X1: MATKPGDAPTPRLCLPAELEAGIKMEEEEPVDCRTRRAAEKNPCILQTEHVRGFDGETEANLLSSSQAWDRRFWPVCPRRAKWPQEVCRRLWARCSWWLKPETHTKEQMLELVTLEEFLTALPPEMQNWVRALGPGTCSQAVALAEDFLLRQWRDEGQEEKVPVGLKEETVDFPEMERALSETWQRPFSRDIKQEDDRDAPLLGTGMGSWAQATGMNTGPCQALVNFEEVAVYFSRAEWGLLDASQRALYREVMLENYGHVISLAGLLILKPNLVSWLEEEEEETAAEENVAVAVEGEDLYAWDSEKEENTAAGEESGCRKGQGQPESSRGETLGSSEPMAAPSGDLGESSEGLPEDHSDENPVQFINSSGGYGEAEDDLAQQDVFKAEGEEGEFGSVKAFGWGPDPVVSPTKPPGEKLHLCLVCGKCVSTKAKLVIHERTHTGEKPFACSACGKRFSQQAHLNGHRRTHTGEKPFQCLECGKSFSDGTSFKRHQRIHTGEKPYECADCGRCFRDRTAIKRHVIAHMGKKPHKCEDCGKCFLHRSELLKHEPRHPREKPYRCSVCSQSFSKPQYLFSHGIAHVRERREHRQLKAGLPYGAPEAVHGPEGVRGPVARCASARSEGGKAFGCSECGKTFTQQANLVVHWRTHTGEKPYQCGECGKSFGDRTSLRRHKRIHTGEKPYQCGDCGKRFNDGTSFKRHKTTHTGEKPHKCKGCGKSFMYHVQLIKHERTHAGKDL; this comes from the exons atggccaccaagccaggagATGCACCAACTCCACGTCTCTGCTTGCCGGCTGAGCTGGAGGCCggaattaaaatggaggaagaggagccgGTGGACTGTCGGACGAGGAGGGCTGCGGAGAAAAACCCTTGCATTCTCCAAACTGAGCACGTGAGGGGCTTTGACGGGGAAACTGAAGCGAATCTCCTGAGTAGCTCACAGGCGTGGGACCGACGTTTCTGGCCGGTTTGTCCCCGCCGAGCCAAGTGGCCCCAAGAGGTGTGCCGCCGACTCTGGGCCCGTTGCTCTtggtggctgaagccggagacaCACACCAAGGAGCAGATGTTGGAGCTGGTGACCCTGGAGGAGTTCTTGACTGCCCTCCCCCCGGAGATGCAGAACTGGGTCAGAGCACTTGGGCCGGGGACGTGCTCCCAAGCGGTGGCTCTGGCGGAGGATTTCCTGCTGAGGCAGTGGCGGGATGAAGGGCAAGAAGAGAAG GTTCCAGTGGGACTGAAAGAGGAAACTGTTGACTTCCCCGAGATGGAGCGGGCTCTATCAGAGACTTGGCAGAGGCCGTTTTCAAGGGATATTAAACAAGAGGACGACAGAGATGCCCCCTTGCTGG GCACTGGGATGGGATCGTGGGCACAGGCTACAGGAATGAATACAGGTCCTTGTCAG GCGCTGGTGAACTTCGAAGAGGTGGCTGTGTATTTCTCCAGAGCGGAGTGGGGCCTACTGGATGCCAGTCAAAGAGCCTTGTACAGGGAAGTGATGTTGGAGAATTACGGACATGTGATCTCCCTGG CAGGGCTTTTGATTCTCAAACCCAACCTCGTTTCCtggctggaagaagaagaagaagaaacagcagcagaagaaaacgtAGCCGTAGCAGTAGAAGGAGAAGACCTATATGCCTGGGACTCAGAAAAAGAGGAGAACACAGCAG CAGGTGAAGAGAGCGGCTGTAGGAAAGGCCAAGGTCAGCCAGAAAGCTCTAGAGGCGAGACGTTGGGAAGCTCCGAACCAATGGCCGCACCGAGTGGTGATTTGGGAGAAAGCTCTGAGGGGCTGCCGGAGGATCACTCGGACGAAAACCCAGTCCAGTTCATTAATTCCTCGGGTGGATACGGCGAGGCTGAGGATGACTTGGCCCAGCAGGACGTCTTCAAGGCAGAAGGCGAAGAGGGGGAGTTCGGCAGCGTGAAAGCCTTCGGATGGGGGCCCGATCCGGTGGTGAGCCCGACGAAGCCGCCGGGGGAGAAGCTGCACCTGTGCTTGGTGTGCGGGAAATGCGTCTCCACCAAAGCGAAACTCGTGATCCACGAGaggacccacacgggggagaagccgttcGCCTGCTCGGCCTGCGGGAAGCGTTTCAGCCAGCAGGCCCACCTCAACGGCCACCGGaggacccacacgggggagaagcccttccagtgcctggagtgcggaaagagcttcagcgaCGGCACCTCCTTCAAGAGGCACCAGAGGATCCACACCGGAGAGAAGCCCTACGAGTGCGCCGACTGCGGCCGGTGCTTCCGGGACCGGACGGCCATCAAGAGGCACGTCATCGCCCACATGGGCAAGAAGCCCCACAAGTGTGAGGACTGCGGGAAGTGCTTCCTGCACCGCTCGGAGCTCCTGAAACACGAGCCCCGGCACCCGAGGGAAAAGCCCTACCGGTGCTCGGTCTGCTCACAGAGCTTCAGCAAACCCCAGTACCTTTTCAGCCACGGGATCGCCCACGTGCGGGAACGCCGCGAGCACCGGCAGCTCAAAGCGGGACTCCCGTATGGGGCGCCCGAGGCGGTCCACGGGCCGGAGGGCGTCCGGGGGCCCGTGGCGAGGTGCGCCTCGGCCCGGTCAGAAGGGGGGAAGGCGTTCGGGTGCTCGGAATGCGGGAAGACGTTCACTCAGCAAGCGAACCTGGTGGTCCACTGGAGAACCCATACGGGAGAGAAGCCCTACCAGTGCggggagtgcggaaagagctttggcGACCGCACCTCGTTACGGAGGCACAAGAggatccacacgggagagaagccttACCAGTGCGGGGACTGCGGCAAGCGCTTCAACGACGGCACATCCTTCAAGCGGCACAAGAccacccacacgggggagaagccgcaCAAGTGCAAAGGCTGCGGGAAAAGCTTCATGTATCACGTCCAGCTCATCAAGCACGAAAGAACCCATGCCGGGAAGGATCTGTAG
- the LOC134396151 gene encoding zinc finger protein 436-like isoform X2 — MATKPGDAPTPRLCLPAELEAGIKMEEEEPVDCRTRRAAEKNPCILQTEHVRGFDGETEANLLSSSQAWDRRFWPVCPRRAKWPQEVCRRLWARCSWWLKPETHTKEQMLELVTLEEFLTALPPEMQNWVRALGPGTCSQAVALAEDFLLRQWRDEGQEEKVPVGLKEETVDFPEMERALSETWQRPFSRDIKQEDDRDAPLLGTGMGSWAQATGMNTGPCQALVNFEEVAVYFSRAEWGLLDASQRALYREVMLENYGHVISLGLLILKPNLVSWLEEEEEETAAEENVAVAVEGEDLYAWDSEKEENTAAGEESGCRKGQGQPESSRGETLGSSEPMAAPSGDLGESSEGLPEDHSDENPVQFINSSGGYGEAEDDLAQQDVFKAEGEEGEFGSVKAFGWGPDPVVSPTKPPGEKLHLCLVCGKCVSTKAKLVIHERTHTGEKPFACSACGKRFSQQAHLNGHRRTHTGEKPFQCLECGKSFSDGTSFKRHQRIHTGEKPYECADCGRCFRDRTAIKRHVIAHMGKKPHKCEDCGKCFLHRSELLKHEPRHPREKPYRCSVCSQSFSKPQYLFSHGIAHVRERREHRQLKAGLPYGAPEAVHGPEGVRGPVARCASARSEGGKAFGCSECGKTFTQQANLVVHWRTHTGEKPYQCGECGKSFGDRTSLRRHKRIHTGEKPYQCGDCGKRFNDGTSFKRHKTTHTGEKPHKCKGCGKSFMYHVQLIKHERTHAGKDL, encoded by the exons atggccaccaagccaggagATGCACCAACTCCACGTCTCTGCTTGCCGGCTGAGCTGGAGGCCggaattaaaatggaggaagaggagccgGTGGACTGTCGGACGAGGAGGGCTGCGGAGAAAAACCCTTGCATTCTCCAAACTGAGCACGTGAGGGGCTTTGACGGGGAAACTGAAGCGAATCTCCTGAGTAGCTCACAGGCGTGGGACCGACGTTTCTGGCCGGTTTGTCCCCGCCGAGCCAAGTGGCCCCAAGAGGTGTGCCGCCGACTCTGGGCCCGTTGCTCTtggtggctgaagccggagacaCACACCAAGGAGCAGATGTTGGAGCTGGTGACCCTGGAGGAGTTCTTGACTGCCCTCCCCCCGGAGATGCAGAACTGGGTCAGAGCACTTGGGCCGGGGACGTGCTCCCAAGCGGTGGCTCTGGCGGAGGATTTCCTGCTGAGGCAGTGGCGGGATGAAGGGCAAGAAGAGAAG GTTCCAGTGGGACTGAAAGAGGAAACTGTTGACTTCCCCGAGATGGAGCGGGCTCTATCAGAGACTTGGCAGAGGCCGTTTTCAAGGGATATTAAACAAGAGGACGACAGAGATGCCCCCTTGCTGG GCACTGGGATGGGATCGTGGGCACAGGCTACAGGAATGAATACAGGTCCTTGTCAG GCGCTGGTGAACTTCGAAGAGGTGGCTGTGTATTTCTCCAGAGCGGAGTGGGGCCTACTGGATGCCAGTCAAAGAGCCTTGTACAGGGAAGTGATGTTGGAGAATTACGGACATGTGATCTCCCTGG GGCTTTTGATTCTCAAACCCAACCTCGTTTCCtggctggaagaagaagaagaagaaacagcagcagaagaaaacgtAGCCGTAGCAGTAGAAGGAGAAGACCTATATGCCTGGGACTCAGAAAAAGAGGAGAACACAGCAG CAGGTGAAGAGAGCGGCTGTAGGAAAGGCCAAGGTCAGCCAGAAAGCTCTAGAGGCGAGACGTTGGGAAGCTCCGAACCAATGGCCGCACCGAGTGGTGATTTGGGAGAAAGCTCTGAGGGGCTGCCGGAGGATCACTCGGACGAAAACCCAGTCCAGTTCATTAATTCCTCGGGTGGATACGGCGAGGCTGAGGATGACTTGGCCCAGCAGGACGTCTTCAAGGCAGAAGGCGAAGAGGGGGAGTTCGGCAGCGTGAAAGCCTTCGGATGGGGGCCCGATCCGGTGGTGAGCCCGACGAAGCCGCCGGGGGAGAAGCTGCACCTGTGCTTGGTGTGCGGGAAATGCGTCTCCACCAAAGCGAAACTCGTGATCCACGAGaggacccacacgggggagaagccgttcGCCTGCTCGGCCTGCGGGAAGCGTTTCAGCCAGCAGGCCCACCTCAACGGCCACCGGaggacccacacgggggagaagcccttccagtgcctggagtgcggaaagagcttcagcgaCGGCACCTCCTTCAAGAGGCACCAGAGGATCCACACCGGAGAGAAGCCCTACGAGTGCGCCGACTGCGGCCGGTGCTTCCGGGACCGGACGGCCATCAAGAGGCACGTCATCGCCCACATGGGCAAGAAGCCCCACAAGTGTGAGGACTGCGGGAAGTGCTTCCTGCACCGCTCGGAGCTCCTGAAACACGAGCCCCGGCACCCGAGGGAAAAGCCCTACCGGTGCTCGGTCTGCTCACAGAGCTTCAGCAAACCCCAGTACCTTTTCAGCCACGGGATCGCCCACGTGCGGGAACGCCGCGAGCACCGGCAGCTCAAAGCGGGACTCCCGTATGGGGCGCCCGAGGCGGTCCACGGGCCGGAGGGCGTCCGGGGGCCCGTGGCGAGGTGCGCCTCGGCCCGGTCAGAAGGGGGGAAGGCGTTCGGGTGCTCGGAATGCGGGAAGACGTTCACTCAGCAAGCGAACCTGGTGGTCCACTGGAGAACCCATACGGGAGAGAAGCCCTACCAGTGCggggagtgcggaaagagctttggcGACCGCACCTCGTTACGGAGGCACAAGAggatccacacgggagagaagccttACCAGTGCGGGGACTGCGGCAAGCGCTTCAACGACGGCACATCCTTCAAGCGGCACAAGAccacccacacgggggagaagccgcaCAAGTGCAAAGGCTGCGGGAAAAGCTTCATGTATCACGTCCAGCTCATCAAGCACGAAAGAACCCATGCCGGGAAGGATCTGTAG